DNA from Acidobacteriota bacterium:
GATTGCCAAGCCATATTTCCGGTTTACAGACCAGTTTGATAACCTTACCTATGTCAAGGGAAGAGGAACCCTCAGCAATGGAATGTTTGAATTGGTAAATCCATTTGCAGAGTTTCCTAATACTGAAACTACTACTCCGGATAACGATATAATTCCCAACTCAAGGCAAAGAGTTTATGCGGGTAATGGAGTCCTTGGAAATGGGGCAGATACTCGGTTTATCCGAGCAATTGAAATGTACGGAGCATCGTGTGTTACTAATAACACAAATCCAGGAAAACCAAATGCAACTGGATCTTTTGAAATCACAAGCAGTGGACCTGGAGGTTTGCTTCCATTCGCTGATAATACCAATGCGCAGGAACCCAACACTGGGCAACTCCAGGCAGCTAGGGCAAGTATTAATCGGGATGAATTATTTAATTTACTGAGTACTCTTTGGACCAATAATGCAGCCCTGAAGCAACAACTCTGCCAACGAATTCGAGAACATGTGTTTAAGCCAGGTATTCCAGGTTTTTATGCCTTAGCCTGGGATAACAATGGCACTGGATCAAATGTTATTGGGGATGGCAGAATAGACCTTGATGTTAATTGGGATTTGACCCCAGAAGATGCCGAGAATAGTGATCCGAGATTGGGTGTCATTGATTTAAATGAAATGACGATTTTTCCAAACCTGGATCCGGGACCACAACAACCCAAGCTTACGGCTTTTCGAACAAATGTTGGCTCATTAGCAGCAACTGATTTTACCCATTTGTCATGGCCGATAACCACTATAAACCCAAATGGTAACAATATACCAAGTTACCTGAAAGAAGACCCAGCTACAGGAAATAATACATTTGACTTACAGCGAACTGTTGCGAGTTTCCTGGCAGGACTGAAAAATGTCGAACCTGGAATGACCAATCCAGCAACGGCTGAATTACCACGTGAAAATATTGCCTTTGATTGGAATGGAGATGGGCTTATTGAACCACCACATCGCCCATTTCAGGGGGGAACTATTTCTCGAAACTCTACTATCACTGAAGGTGTTGCCCTCGGATATTCAGTTGAAAGCAATATATGCTCCCTCATACCCAGTACTTTACGGGTGTCCCCAAGTCCGTCAACTACTGCTGACCGTGTAACTTCAGTTCCTGTGGAAGTCCGATTAGTTGAGCAAAATCCAGCGCTTCCAGGCTTTACTCCGGTTACTTGGGTAGACCCTGCCAACAACAATGCTGCGCTCCAAACTTATGTCAACGGTTTGATGGCTGCTAATCCTGGTGGGATTCCATTTAACCAGGCAGATCCAGATCCAGGAGCAGGTACTGGGTTTACAAACAACACCAATAGTTTCAGGTTTGATGTACCATTTTGGACCTTTCAGCGGATACGAGGTCTGGCAAAGACAGGTACTTCCTATAACTATGGAATTGTTATAAGAGTTCGCTCAGCCGTACGGATCGTCTTTCAACATCCGCTTGCCCCGCGTGGAGTAAGTGCTGCGTCTTACCCAACAAATGTCGGCTTTACGGCTGCCCAAATTGCCCAAACCGGTGATGCCACTCAAATCGGTCGCAACCTTGGCTTGACTGATGCCCATTATGCTTTCCCTGGGCATTGCTACCTGGATTTTGTTTCTGACCCGGCCAATGACAATCTCCCGACCAGTAGCCCCGCGATCTGGTTGCCGAGGGTGAGAACGGTGACTGATACGGCCTTCCCCATCAATGTGTACGACCAGCGTGAAGGGAGGCACATCTCACGGGCATATGGCTTCCAGGGGATTCCAACGGCGGCTGATTACTACTCGGCTGACGTTGGCGCCAGTGCCCAACGCATCGTGGAAAACCAGTGGCCTGATTGGCCTGGAACGGCTACGTTAGCCGACAACGACCGAATGCTCTATAACATGGGGCAACTCCTCCCCATGCCAAGCCCAATCGCTCTGGAACGCATCGGCATGATGAACATGGTCGAAGTGGATATGGGGAACCTGAAGCGCCTCTTCAGGGGCGACTTTAATAATTATCTCGCCACTTTTCCTGGACCATTTACCAGCGGTCAACCACGTAATTCACCAATTGGAGACCCGGCAACTGTCTGGGGCGGCAATGGAATCATTGACATTTCAGACAACGGCTTGATCGTCTACATTTCCAATCGGTGCGGAGATGACAACAACGACGGAATCTATGAGTTGAACGATGTTTTTGGCGAAAACGGCGTCCTTGATCCGCTTGACGATACGGTAAACACGGTGCTTGACCCGAATTCGCCTCAAAAAGGAAAACCGGGTGATGGACTCCTCCGCCGTGATATGGATGTCGAAACCCAGCCGGTCAGTGTTCCAAACGACAATGCACCTGCCCGAACCGGCGAAGCACCGCATGGCTCAGTGCCGGTCAATGACGGATTTGAATATTTCTGCGGTAATATCAACACCACAACCTGGCGAGTTACTGTCCCAGACAATGTGAATCCAACCCAGACCAATTACACGACATTGCTCAATGGAAATGGAATTGGCGATACACTGGAAGGCGTAACCAACAGCGCGGGGACGGCACCCGCCCCAACGGCAACCGGGGCCATCAACTGGCGGATTGTTGATTCAGCTAAAACCGGTCGCATCAGGGCGTTCCGCCGGGGGGTGAGACTTGTCAACGGATGGGATATTCCGCGCTGGTACCTTAACCAGGATGGCCCAACGCCACGTCACTTTACCGGGATGTCGCTCATTGCCGAAAACCCGGTGTATATCTATGGCAATTTGAACGCCATCGGCGTTCAGGAACAGCCCTCCACCATCGTGGACCCAGACTCAGGGCTTCCGGTGGGTGGTCCAACCGCATCCCGGCGATTCCTGCAAACCGGCAATGATAATATGCCGCTGGTGCCAGGTAACTTTAACGCAACTCCAGCGGTAACCGGTGGGGCCAATGACGGATTACTGCATGGGCCGATGTCAATTATGGCCGATGGGGTCTCAATCCAATCACGAGCCTACCAGGATGCCCGCATGTTTATCTCGCAAGGGGGACACTCGTACCGACCACAGACTTTACTGCGCCGGTATGCGATGGAAACCACGGTTAAATCGGCCTGGTTGACAGGTCAGCCCAAAGCCGGGGTTCAGACCTCGTCGCAGCAAACCATTGACGACAATGGCGATGCGGTGAATTTGAATTCTGGGAACTCACCCAATACCCAGGGCGGGGTGCATAACTTCCCACGGTTCTGCGAAACCTGGACCTGGCCAGCGGGTTTGGTTCGGTTTAACTACAATGGTTCGTTCATCTATCAGTTCTATAGCCAGCAAGGGAATGGCCTCTGGAAGATCGGCGGACCAAGCAATGCGTCGCACTATAACGCACCACCCCGGAACTGGAATTTCGACTCGGCGTTCCGGACGCTTGGCGGATTGCCACCGGGAACACCACGCGTGAGTTTCTATAAGATCCGAGGTTTCCGTCAGGTCTTTATCGAAGACCAGGATTAGGAATCAGGGTTCGGGGTTCAGGGTTTTATTCTTAGGGATTGAGCGTTGAACTGTTTGACCTTGACTCACCAAAACAAATGGAAGGCAGGTGTGAAAGCACCTGCCTTCTGTGTTTTCTCAGCGCGATATCTGAAATAAGGTGAGATTCCAATGGAAATTTGTGTAACGAAATGAAACATTTGAAAGAATGAAATTATGGAAGAAACCAGGGCATTATCAGCGTGCAAAATTAGAACAAAGAGAAAAGTGCAGGTAAATCAACTGCTTACCAAAGAAAGTAGATGAAAACTGGTTTAGGGTGCTGAAATTGCATGCAAAAGAGCACTTCCCGATTTACAACTTACCTAAAAAGGACAATCAGCCTATGCGATCAACCATCCACTCAAGATCGGTATGCGCCCGATTTGCGATTCCGAGCCGTCGAGGCGAAATAAGACGCCAATCCGGTGTGACCTTTATCGAATTACTGATCACCATGGTTATTCTGATGGTTGGTATGCTGGGGGCGCTTGAACTCATTACGATTGCCATTACCACAGCCAACAACGCCCAAAGGGTCAATACCGCTAAAAGCCTGGCCCTTGACACGCTGGAACAGATTTTCATTATGCGTGACATGAATGCGCTTGGCGGTATGCCTCCGGCCAATAACCGGGATGCTGATACGTTTGCGAACCTTTCAAATGGTGGCACCTCAAGCCTTTTCTCAAACGATTTTGAGACAATAAAGAGAGATGTGGGACCAGATTTAATCCGTGGCACCAATGATGATACTGGTGGTGATGACCCACGCTATACGGGCTTCCTGATGCGGATTCTGGTTCGAAGTTCGACCCAGGCAAGTAATCCAGACGACCCAAGCGGCGACCCGCTTCCTGGAGCCACTGACAGCGTCAAGCGGGTCATTGTCGAAATTGAGTTTCCCTTTCTTCGATCTGGCCGGACACAAACTGTCCGAGTCGAAACCTATATCACCCGGCCACCATCACAAACCCGGGTCGGCGTTGGTTAAACTGAAACTCAACACCGTGAGATTTTTTCCGAAGCCTCCTCCAATGTGATTTTGCCCTGTTTCCTGCTGCCACCCACGTGGCAGCATTTTTTTTGGGTGACAAGTCAAACTGGATTCAAAAAGGTGTGCCGAAAGCCTTGTTTTGGAGTCGTGAACCAAATAATGTTGGCCACTTCATCAACAGTCTCAAAGTCAGGAATTCATCGTCCAAGGAACTCAAACCCATGTCTTCTATTTCATATCGTGATTCAGGTGTTGATATTGATGCCGCCAACGAAGCCAAACATCGAATTCGTGCCCTTGCCCGTTCAACTTTTAATAAGCAGGTGCTGAGTGAAATCGGCAGCTTCGGCGCGATGTTCAAACCCGAATATGGTTCGGCCAAAGAACCCATTCTGGTTGCCAGCGCCGATGGTGTCGGGACCAAACTCAAAGTTGCCTTCCAAACTGGAATCCACAACACGATTGGCTATGATCTGGTCGCCCATTGTGTGGATGACATTCTGGTGCAGGGGGCCCGACCGCTCTTCTTTATGGACTACATCGCAACTGGCAAACTTGATCCGACCGTGGTTGCCGCGATCATTGAAGGACTGGCCCGTGGCTGCAAAGAAGCCAATTGCCCGCTGATTGGCGGTGAAACGGCTGAAATGCCCGGCTTTTATGCGGAAGGCGAATATGATGTCGCGGGGTTTATCATTGGCTGGGTTGATCGGCAGCGCATCATTGACGGGAGTCAGATTGCTCCTGAC
Protein-coding regions in this window:
- a CDS encoding prepilin-type N-terminal cleavage/methylation domain-containing protein; amino-acid sequence: MRSTIHSRSVCARFAIPSRRGEIRRQSGVTFIELLITMVILMVGMLGALELITIAITTANNAQRVNTAKSLALDTLEQIFIMRDMNALGGMPPANNRDADTFANLSNGGTSSLFSNDFETIKRDVGPDLIRGTNDDTGGDDPRYTGFLMRILVRSSTQASNPDDPSGDPLPGATDSVKRVIVEIEFPFLRSGRTQTVRVETYITRPPSQTRVGVG
- a CDS encoding phosphoribosylformylglycinamidine cyclo-ligase, which encodes MSSISYRDSGVDIDAANEAKHRIRALARSTFNKQVLSEIGSFGAMFKPEYGSAKEPILVASADGVGTKLKVAFQTGIHNTIGYDLVAHCVDDILVQGARPLFFMDYIATGKLDPTVVAAIIEGLARGCKEANCPLIGGETAEMPGFYAEGEYDVAGFIIGWVDRQRIIDGSQIAPDDVLLGLPSLGLHTNGYSLARKLFFEIAGYATDTHLPSLGCTAAEALLKPHRNYLPFLDDLLDTGKIKGLAHLTGGGFLENIPRILPDGCGAHIQRGSWPVLPVFQHLVELGNLPESESYRVFNMGIGMVVAVSPDDAETLSTHIGGKGIEVYRIGQIVAGEKIVTLA